A portion of the Hoplias malabaricus isolate fHopMal1 chromosome 1, fHopMal1.hap1, whole genome shotgun sequence genome contains these proteins:
- the LOC136668145 gene encoding olfactory receptor 52K1-like codes for MQELPVHNVSFTTFKLNGFHDLGEWRRLLFLPYCLMFLLSTLSNSILIYLIISRTALHSPMIVLIGLMSVVDLCLPIFFVPNMLLSFLFAWNSISRVACLIQMFCLLYFGTFQSTVLVWMALDRFFAICRPLYYHKYMQIPNILKFIIVPIMRNIILIVTIVTLAGKLSFCTTDEIDHCFCEHMALVQLACGDISSNNIVGLLAAFLIPTTDFVFISVSYLIILGSVFKSGKSHLKAINTCITHIIVMIFTLTFSLTAFMSYRIRNNFSSSFRVFLSTMYLLFPSCFNPIIYGVRTNEIREQFLKFMNKQNILPEC; via the coding sequence ATGCAAGAGCTACCTGTACACAATGTTTCATTTACAACTTTCAAATTAAATGGTTTCCATGATTTGGGAGAATGGAGGCGGTTACTGTTCCTTCCCTATTGtcttatgtttttattatctACATTGTCAAACTCCAttcttatatatttaattatatccCGTACAGCTCTAcactctcctatgattgtactTATTGGCCTAATGTCTGTTGTAGATCTGTGCTTGCCAATATTTTTTGTCCCAAACATGCTGCTCAGCTTTTTATTTGCCTGGAATAGTATCTCACGCGTGGCCTGTTTGATACAGATGTTTTGCCTTCTTTATTTTGGTACATTTCAATCTACTGTACTGGTGTGGATGGCTTTGGATAGGTTCTTTGCTATATGCAGGCCACTTTACTATcacaaatatatgcaaattcCCAACATTTTGAAGTTTATTATTGTGCCAATTATGAGGAATATAATCTTAATTGTTACAATTGTCACTTTGGCTggaaaactgtctttctgtacAACAGATGAAATAGATCACTGTTTTTGTGAACACATGGCTTTGGTTCAGCTTGCGTGTGGAGATATTTCTAGTAACAACATAGTAGGACTATTAGCTGCTTTTCTAATTCCAACTacagattttgttttcatttctgtGTCTTATTTAATAATACTTGGATCTGTCTTTAAGTCTGGAAAGTCTCACTTAAAGGCTATAAACACTTGCATCACTCATATAATTGTCATGATATTTACTTTGACTTTTTCCTTAACTGCTTTTATGTCCTACAGAATAAGAAATAATTTCTCATCCAGTTTTCGTGTTTTCCTAAGTACAATGTATTTACTCTTTCCAAGCTGTTTCAACCCCATTATTTATGGAGTTAGAACAAATGAAATAAGAGAGCAGTTCCTGAAATTTatgaacaaacaaaatattttaccaGAGTGCTAA
- the LOC136710699 gene encoding olfactory receptor 52K1-like, with amino-acid sequence MPDIFVQNLSFTEFKLIGFHELGEWRPVLFIPYFLMFLLSILANSVLLYIIISNKALHSPMFVLIGLMAVVDLCGPMLFVPHMLLSLLFEWNGISLLGCLLQMLCIHYSGSCQCTLLLCMALDRYFAICRPLFYHKHMEISNFVKLIIVPLIRNVVLITTVVCLAGLQSYCVTNVIDHCFCEHMALVQLACGDISINNLVGLLTTILVPTVDFFFITVSYIIIFISVLKSGKAHLKAMNTCITHIIVITFTISFALIAFMSYRIRNDFSPSSRVFLSTMYLLFPSCCNPIIYGLRTKEIRHHFLKLIKHVKMISM; translated from the coding sequence ATGCCAGACATTTTTGTCCAAAACCTTTCTTTTACAGAGTTTAAACTGATTGGTTTTCATGAATTGGGAGAATGGAGACCGGTGCTATTTATTCCTTATTTCCTGATGTTTTTGTTGTCTATCCTAGCAAACTCTGTTCTGTTGTATATAATAATATCAAACAAGGCTCTGCACTCTCCTATGTTTGTACTGATTGGTCTTATGGCAGTTGTAGATTTGTGTGGACCAATGCTTTTTGTACCACATATGTTGCTAAGCCTTTTATTTGAATGGAATGGTATTTCTCTGTTAGGCTGTTTATTACAAATGCTTTGCATTCATTATTCTGGATCATGTCAATGTACTTTGTTATTGTGTATGGCACTGGATCGTTACTTTGCTATTTGCAGACCACTGTTTTATCACAAACATATGGAAATCTCCAACTTTGTAAAGCTGATCATTGTACCTTTAATCAGAAATGTGGTCCTAATTACCACAGTAGTTTGTCTGGCTGGACTACAGTCCTACTGTGTAACAAATGTGATTGATCATTGTTTTTGTGAACATATGGCATTGGTTCAGTTGGCATGTGGAGACATTTCCATTAACAACTTGGTCGGACTTTTGACTACTATCTTAGTACCGACTGTGGATTTCTTTTTCATTACTGTGTCTTACATAATAATATTTATCTCTGTTCTGAAATCTGGAAAGGCTCATTTGAAAGCTATGAATACCTGTATCACTCATATAATTGTCATTACATTTACTATATCTTTTGCTTTAATAGCGTTTATGTCTTACAGAATAAGAAATGATTTCTCTCCAAGCAGCCGTGTTTTTCTGAGTACAATGTACTTACTTTTTCCAAGCTGCTGCAACCCAATCATTTATGGACTGAGGACAAAGGAAATAAGACACCATTTtctgaaattaataaaacatgtaaagATGATATCTATGTAA
- the LOC136668090 gene encoding olfactory receptor 52K1-like translates to MVRLARYLVNLRDEASLSEKQVADIVALWNCLPDDDKQRVSYQPRHRERLLQGRFKARSKPTTDASAHPNMLLSFLFAWNSISRVACLIQMFCLLYFGTFQSTVLVWMALDRFFAICRPLYYHKYMQIPNILKFIIRPIMRNIILIVTIVTLAGKLSFCTTDEIDHCFCEHMALVQLACGDISSNNIVGLLAAFLIPTTDFVFISVSYLIILGSVFKSGKSHLKAINTCITHIIVMIFTLTFSLTAFMSYRIRNNFSSSFHVFLSTMYLLFPSCFNPIIYGVRTNEIREQFLKFMNKQNILPEC, encoded by the exons ATGGTGAGGCTGGCCAGGTACCTGGTGAACTTGCGTGACGAAGCCAGTCTGTCCGAGAAGCAGGTCGCAGACATCGTCGCTCTCTGGAACTGTCTGCCGGATGACGACAAGCAACGTGTCTCTTACCAGCCGAGGCACAGGGAGCGGCTGCTTCAGGGACGCTTTAAGGCCAGAAGCAAACCCACTACAGATGCTTCAGCT caTCCAAACATGCTGCTCAGCTTTTTATTTGCCTGGAATAGTATCTCACGCGTGGCCTGTTTGATACAGATGTTTTGCCTTCTTTATTTTGGTACATTTCAATCTACTGTACTGGTGTGGATGGCTTTGGATAGGTTCTTTGCTATATGCAGGCCACTTTACTATcacaaatatatgcaaattcCCAACATTTTGAAGTTTATTATTCGGCCAATTATGAGGAATATAATCTTAATTGTTACAATTGTCACTTTGGCTggaaaactgtctttctgtacAACAGATGAAATAGATCACTGTTTTTGTGAACACATGGCTTTGGTTCAGCTGGCGTGTGGAGATATTTCTAGTAACAACATAGTAGGACTATTAGCTGCTTTTCTAATTCCAACTacagattttgttttcatttctgtGTCTTATTTAATAATACTTGGATCTGTCTTTAAGTCTGGAAAGTCTCACTTAAAGGCTATAAACACTTGCATCACTCATATAATTGTCATGATATTTACTTTGACTTTTTCCTTAACTGCTTTTATGTCCTACAGAATAAGAAATAATTTCTCATCCAGTTTTCATGTTTTCCTAAGTACAATGTATTTACTCTTTCCAAGCTGTTTCAACCCCATTATTTATGGAGTTAGAACAAATGAAATAAGAGAGCAGTTCCTGAAATTTatgaacaaacaaaatattttaccaGAGTGCTAA
- the LOC136664034 gene encoding olfactory receptor 52K1-like has product MVEVFVQNISFTEFKLNGFNGLGEWRPVLFIPYFLMFLLSIIANSILLYIIISNKALHSPMFVLIGLMAVVDLCGPVLFVPHMLLSFLFGWNRISLLSCLIQMFCIHYNESCQSTLLLCMALDRYFAICRPLFYRKYMETANFLKLIMVPLIRNNILITTIVCLAGRLTYCVKYVIDHCFCEHMALVHLACGDISINNLVGLLTAFLILTVDFFFIAVSYIIIFISVLKSGKAHLKAMNTCITHIIVITFTISFALIAFMSYRIRNDFSPSSRVFLSTMYLLFPSCCNPIIYGLRTKEIRHHFLKLINHVKIIPL; this is encoded by the coding sequence ATGGTAGAAGTTTTTGTGCAAAACATTTCTTTCACAGAATTTAAACTGAATGGCTTTAATGGATTGGGAGAATGGAGACCGGTGCTATTTATTCCTTATTTCCTGATGTTTTTGTTGTCTATCATAGCAAACTCTATTTTGTTGTATATAATAATATCAAACAAGGCTCTGCACTCTCCTATGTTTGTACTGATTGGTCTGATGGCAGTTGTAGATTTGTGTGGACCAGTGCTATTTGTGCCACATATGTTGCTAAGCTTTTTATTTGGATGGAATCGTATTTCACTGCTGAGTTGTTTAATCCAAATGTTTTGCATTCATTATAATGAATCATGTCAGTCTACTTTGTTATTGTGCATGGCACTGGATCGTTACTTTGCTATTTGCAGACCACTGTTTTATCGTAAATATATGGAAACCGCCAACTTTCTAAAGTTAATTATGGTGCCATTAATCAGAAACAATATCCTGATTACCACAATAGTTTGTCTGGCTGGGAGACTGACttactgtgtaaaatatgtgATTGATCATTGTTTTTGTGAACACATGGCATTGGTTCATCTGGCATGTGGAGACATTTCCATTAATAACTTGGTCGGACTTTTGACTGCTTTTTTAATATTgactgtagattttttttttattgctgtgtcttatataataatatttatctCTGTTCTGAAATCTGGAAAGGCTCATTTGAAAGCTATGAATACCTGTATCACTCATATAATTGTCATTACATTTACTATATCTTTTGCTTTAATAGCGTTTATGTCTTACAGAATAAGAAATGATTTCTCTCCAAGCAGCCGTGTTTTTCTGAGTACAATGTACTTACTTTTTCCAAGCTGCTGCAACCCAATCATTTATGGACTGAGGACAAAGGAAATAAGACACCATTTTCTGAAATTAATAAACCATGTAAAGATCATACCTTTGTAA
- the LOC136668218 gene encoding olfactory receptor 52K1-like, which produces MQNIPVQNFSFISFKFSGFYDLGEWKHFLFIPYFLMFLLSTTSNSVLIYLIASQRALHSPMCVLIGLMSVVDLCLPIFFVPNMLLSFLFNWNGISLAGCLIQMFCIHYIGAFQSTVLVWMALDRFFAICRPFYYHEYMKMPNFLKFVILPAIRNIILITTMVSLAGKLQFCIKNEIDHYFCEHMALVQLACGDISLNNIVGLTAAFLIPTADVVFFTVSYLIILGSVLKSGKPLLKAINTCITHIIVMAVAITFALIAFMSYRIRNDFSSSIRVFLSTMYLLFPSCFNPIIYGIRTKEIREQFFKFMSRIKFLPPCRNNPDRSIVM; this is translated from the coding sequence ATGCAAAATATTCCAGTACAAAACTTTTCATTCATATCTTTCAAATTCAGTGGTTTCTATGATTTAGGAGAATGGAAACATTTTCTATTCATTCCCTActttttgatgtttttattaTCTACTACCTCAAATTCAGTTCTGATATATTTAATTGCTTCCCAAAGAGCTCTACACTCTCCTATGTGTGTACTGATTGGTTTAATGTCTGTGGTGGACCTGTGCTTACCAATATTTTTTGTACCAAACATGCTACTTAGCTTTTTATTTAACTGGAATGGGATTTCACTTGCAGGTTGTTTAATACAGATGTTTTGTATTCATTACATTGGTGCATTTCAGTCTACAGTGCTGGTGTGGATGGCTCTGGATAGATTCTTTGCTATATGCAGACCATTTTATTATCATGAATACATGAAAATGCCCAACTTTCTCAAATTTGTTATTTTGCCAgcaataagaaatataattttaattaccACAATGGTCTCTCTGGCTGGaaagttgcagttttgtattaaaaatgagATTGATCATTATTTTTGTGAACATATGGCATTAGTTCAGCTGGCATGTGGAGATATTTCTCTAAACAACATTGTAGGACTTACAGCTGCTTTTCTAATTCCAACTGcagatgttgttttttttactgtatcATATTTAATAATACTCGGatctgtgctaaaatctggaaAGCCTCTCTTAAAAGCTATTAACACTTGTATTACGCATATAATTGTCATGGCAGTTGCAATAACTTTTGCACTGATTGCCTTTATGTCTTACAGAATAAGAAATGATTTCTCTTCTAGCATACGTGTTTTTCTGAGTACAATGTACTTACTCTTCCCCAGTTGTTTTAACCCGATTATTTATGGAATAAGAACAAAAGAAATTAGAgaacaattttttaaattcatgaGTCGAATAAAGTTTTTACCACCATGCCGTAATAATCCAGATAGAAGTATTGTCATGTAA